DNA from Candidatus Binataceae bacterium:
ACGCCTATCAGTTCAATCGTCTTGCGCGGCAGGATGCCTGAGGTCCACGGGTTGGTCGTCATCCTCGCGCAGGCTTCGGCCCAGTCAGGGTCCCACGTGCGGAGTTGTTCCAAAGCAGCGTCCCAAGGCCCGCCGATTCCGGTTTGTTTTGGAGTCGTCATTTCTCTGCCTTGAAAGACAAAAGCCGGTTCAGCGGCTGCGTACAGCTCCGTTCCGGAAGCTGCACGCAGCCGGCCGGACACCTTCTATGTCGATGTCGTCGTACTACAGAATGCGAGTCGGGTTCGACGGGACGGCCGCCGCCTTGGGTATCCGCCCGTCGGTCTCGTAGGTCAGGAATCCATTGTAGCCTTCAGCGCGATTTGGCGGCAGCCCGAGGTTGAACAGCGTCTCTTCCACGGTGTCGTACCAAACGCCGACTTTCATGATCTTGCGGGCTTCCTCAGCCGTCGCCACCCTGCGGCCAAACTGCTCGCAGAGCTTCACGGCCCACTCGATCTGCTTCACGGAATCCCAACGCTGTTTCTTCGCGTCCCAGATATTGTCCTCGTTGCCGACCCGTATATGGAGGCCCAGGATCAGCGCAAGATTCTGGATAGCTATATTGCCGCGCATGCTGCTCCAGAACGTCGCGCTGCTCGACCCGTGCGGCGTGCGCCGAACCATCTCCATCCAGTCGAACGGATTGCGGCCCATCGTGCCGCCGCCGTAGCCGCAGAGGGCCACGTTGAGCGGCCCCATATAGACGCCAGTGCGGATTAGGCGTTCGATGATCTCGAGCTGGTGAACGGTGCCGGGCACGAAATACGGTTGAATCTTGTGGGCGCGAAGGCGCTTGAGATGTTCAACATAGAAGGCCGGCGTCGAATCCACGACCATGTTGGCCCACGCGGCCGCCACCTTGGGGTCATCCAGGTGCGTTCCCTTGGCGTCGCCCGGCACGAAGGCGCTGGTGATGTCCCAAAGCGTCGTGCCGGTCGTCACCGTCACGAACTCGGGCTTCGGGTTAAGCTCGGTCAGCATGTGGCGGGTGTCATAGTCGAGCCACTTGGCCTTGGCTTCCGCCGTGTGCGGGGCGAACGAAATCGATCCGCCAACCTGGAGAATCATCTTCGGCACCGCTTCCTTGAGGCGCCCGATGAAGTAGTTGTACTCGTCGAAGTTCGCGGAGCCCTGACCGGTCTTGGGATCGCGTATGTGAACGTGCAGCATCGTGGCACCGGCGTTGTAACAATCGACCGCTCGCTGAAGCTGCTCGTCCCAGGTAAGCGGGATATCGCAGTCGCCGGGCAGCCATTCCGGTCCGAAGGGCGCCGCGGTGATGATCAGCGGCGCCATATTCTCCGGGAATAACGAATCGTCCGTGAAATACATGAAGGAGTCCTCCTGAAAGTCCTGATTTCTGCGTACTAAATGTCTTGCGAGACGCTCTTCTTGCCGTCAGACCTTGGTCTTGTCGAGCGCACTTCTGCTCGAGATCGTTTTGCCAAAAGCGGCTTTGCCGACGAATCCTGCTCACCCGCGAGCAGCCTGCGGATGCTGGTGAGGGAAGCGCCGCGCCCCCATTCTGCTAGCGGACGGCCTCGATCACAGGAGGCTTCCAGCTACCGTCCAGGATCGACGGCGAGTGCTCTCTGGGCCAGTACAGACGCAGCATGGGGATGAATTCGCCCTTGGGAGCAGGCAGCCAGTTCGATTCCCTGGCTTCGCCGGGCGAATCGGCCTGAAGGTACAAATCCACCGACCCGTCCGCGTTGGTCACGAATTTGTTCCGCTGGCTGAGCGTGTAGCGGTTTAACGGGTTCGGAACGAAGAAGTAGTGGCTATCGTACATCGTCAGTGACCAGAATCCGTTGACGGGCGGTAGTGCGCCCTTGGCGAAATGCATCACGTACTTCTTCGACGCGCCGTCATAGTGCTTGCCGTGCACATCCGCCCTTGAGGTCGGGTAGATCGCGTCCTGCGGACGATTCGCCCCCAAGCCGATAGCCGTTATCAGGGCGCGCTGGAGATAGTCCGTGCCATAGATTCCCGTCTTGGTTGTCACGACCCAGCCGTTTATCGGTTTCATGTGTTTGAAGTACTCGAGGATCTTGACCATCGCGAACTTCGGCACGGCTTTAACCAGCTCCTCGTCGAGCAGGCCAAGCTTGCTCGAGTCGAACTTCTGTCCCGGGACAAGACCAATCCTGGCCATCTTGGCCAGCATCGGAGCATCCGCCGCCGCCGGCGGATTGTCTTTCATCAGCTTCGCCAGGTAGTTGAAGTAGGCGTAGGTGTCCAACGAATCGACCTGGTCGCGGACCGCCTTCTTCATATCGAAGGCTGGATCGACTTGCCCCGCCGGGGGCGTGTAGGCCTTGCCATAGGAACTCAATGGAACAACCGAGAACTTGTCCTGCAGCTCGTGAACGGCTTGATAGTCTTCCGGCGTGCCGGTGCAATAGATGCGTCCGAGCAACCAGACAATTCCGGTCGGCGATTTGAGTTCTTTCACTCCGTCAGGAAGCTTTCCCGTCCACCCGGGCCCCGTGATCGCGTACCGCTGAGCTCCGCCGCCGCTGGTGCGCTTGCCCGGGACCGCGAAAACATCGGTCCACCCGTCGAGCATCGGCAACAGATAGTAGCGATCGCCCATGTCGGGCACGCTGATAATCCACGGCTCCTTGGAAACGTCGAGCCAGACGATCGTATAGAGGGTGTCCGCGTTCGGTGCGGTGACGCTGTGGTCATCGACCGCCGGATAAGTCCGCAGCTTGAGCAGCTGACCCATGGGAGCACGGCTGGAGTCGGGCTCGGCGACGTTGGTCAGCGCTCGACGCGTCATGTCCATGGTCACCAACGGGTATCCGTAGATGTAGGCCTGGGTGGCGATGTCCATCACGTCCTCGGCATAGGCACGATGGCCGCCAGTGCTGAGGATGATCGCGGCTATCAGCGATGCAGCCATCGAATGCCAACGAGCCCGTTTCGGTCTTGCAGCGGCAGGATTCATTCTTGGACCAACTCTCTTTCGGTAAGTGAAAGCCTTCAGGCAGCAGTGATTCTCTAGCGGTCCTGCTTTCGGCGGACCTCTTCTCACCAGATATCCTGCGAGAAGTCCACGCCGGGCGGCTATCGGACCTTGGTCCGATCGAAACCCGCGCACTTGCGCTGGACACTGCATGGGCAAGGCGATTCTGGCTCCCGTACATCGCGGCGAGCGCTCCGCGCATGCAAGCGATAGAAACACCGCTTCGGCGCGTGCTACCGTCAAAGATACCCGGTTCGCGCCGCCGGGAAGCTCCCCGGGAGATTAACGATCACTATGAGCGACGAGCACGGCCAGGCGGCCTCCGGACGCAAGCCCAACCGCCTCATCAACGAGCAGAGTCCGTACCTGCGCCAGCACGCTCACAATCCGGTGGATTGGTACGCATGGGGCGACGAGGCGCTCGAGCGGGCGCGCGCCGAAAACAAGCCCATCCTGCTCTCGATCGGCTACTCGGCGTGCCACTGGTGCCACGTGATGGAGCGCGAGTCGTTCGAGAACGAACAGATCGCGCAGTTGATGAACGAGAATTTTGTTCCGATCAAGGTCGATCGCGAGGAGCGTCCCGACCTCGACCAGATTTACATGGACGCGGTCCAACTGCTGACCGGGCGCGGCGGATGGCCGCTCACCGTGTTCCTGACGCCCGCCGGCGAGCCGTTTTACGGCGGCACCTATTTTCCGCCCGAAGATCGGCAGGGGATGCCCGGGTTTCCGCGCGTGCTGACCGCGATCGCCAACGCCTATCAGACGAAGCCGGACGACATTCGCCAGAACGTCGAGCGGCTGGGCAAGGGACTTTCCGGACTAGCGGAGTTCACGCCCGACGGCGGCGAATTGAAACCCGACCTGGCGGAGAGCGGCGCGCGCGCTCTCGCCGAGCACTACGATCGGATAAACGGCGGCCTCGGGCATGCGCCGAAATTTCCCAACACGTTCGTGTTCTCGCTGTTTCTGCGGACGCATCAGGCGACCGGCGACCTCGAATTCGGGCACATGGTGCGCGAGACGCTGACCAAAATGGCCAAGGGCGGCATCTACGATCAGCTTGGCGGCGGATTCCATCGCTACAGCGTGGACGATCGATGGCTGGTGCCACACTTCGAAAAGATGCTCTACGACAACGCGCTGCTGGCACGGCTTTATCTCGACGCCGGCCGCGCGCTCGGCGAGCCCGAGTTCGTGGGCGTTGCGCGCGAGATTCTCGATTACGCGCTGCGCGAGATGAGCAGTCCGGAGGGCGGCTTCTACTCGACCCAGGACGCCGACAGCGAGGGCGAGGAGGGCAGGTTCTTCGTCTGGACGCCGGCCGAGGCTCGCGCGGTGCTGGGCGAGGAGCTGAGCGTGATCGCGGAGCGCTACTTCGACATCACCGCGGAGGGGAATTTCGAGGGCGCCAACATCCTTCATCGCACGATCGGCGTGGACGACGCGGCGCGGCTGTTCAAGCGAAGTCCGGAGGAGATGGAACGCGCGCTGGGCGAGATTCGCCACCGTATGTTCGAGGCGCGCGAGCGCCGAGTCAAGCCGGCGCGCGACGAAAAGATCCTCGCCGCATGGAACGGCATGATGATCGGCACGCTGGCCGAGGGCTTTCGCGCGCTCGGCGATGAGCGCTATCTCAACGCCGCCGCGCGCGGTGCGGAGTTCGTGATGACGCGCCTGTGGGACGGCCACGCCCTCAAGCGTTCGTACAAGGACGGCGTCGCCCGCTTCAACGGCTATCTCGAGGATTACGCGCTCTTCGCGGGCGGGCTCATCGACCTGTACGAGGCCTCGCTCGACGGCCGCTATCTCGAACTCGCGCGCACGATGGCCGACGCGATCCTCGGGCGCTTTCTCGACGCGGACAACGGCGGCTTCTTTTTTACCTCGGCTGACCACGAACGGCTGATCGCGCGATCGAAGGCGGTCTTCGACGGCTCGACGCCCTCGGGCAACAGCGCGGCCGTGCTCGCGCTGCTCAGGCTTCACGCCTACACTGGCGAGGAGCGCTACTTCGCCGAGGCGCGGCGCACGCTCAATCTGCTCGCGAGCTTCGTCGAGCGCCAGCCGTTCGCGTTTTCGCACATGCTCGAAGCAATCGATCTTTACCAGCGCGGCGCGAGCGAGATCGTGATCGTCGGCGACTGCGCGGCGGATGAGCTCGAGGAGTGGATCGCGCGGCTCGGCCTGCTCTATCTGCCTAACCGCGCGCTGTTTCTGACCGACCCGCGCGCCGCGACAGGCGGCTTCGTGCCGGAGGCCGTGCGCGGCAAAACGCAGATTAACGGCAAACTTACGGCCTACGTCTGCCGCGAGCGGACGTGCACGGCGCCGATCACCTCGTTCGAGGCGCTTAGGGGAGAGCTCAGGGGTTGAGTGGGAACGCCGCGCGACGAACCGCAGCCGCCGGCGCCGCCGTGCTGCCGCTCGCGCCGATGGCGCTGGACCGGCCGGCGGTGGCCGGACGTTCGGTGCTCAAAGTCGCGGTTTTCAATGTCGCGGGTGGCGCGGACCTCGATGCGATCCGCCGTTGTTTCATGCGTCCGCCGCTCGCCGACGCGGGCACCCTGCTGCTATGCGAGGCAAGCTGGCGGGTGCCGCGGCACGCGATGGTCGAATTTGCGCCGAGTCTCGCGGCGGCGCTCAGGATGAGCTTCGTCTTTGTGCCGTCGTTCGGGCGCGTCGGCGCGAGCGGGGCAGTGCGCGCGCTCGGCAACGCGATCCTGTGTGCGCAGCCGATCGAGGATTTTCGCGCCATCCCGCTGACCCGGCCGCCGTTTCGCTTCTATCGGCATCCGCTGATCGGCGCTCACCAGGGAATCCTGGCCAGTGTCAGGACCGGCGTCGGGCGGGTCACGATGGGCGTGGTGCATCTGGAGCGCCGATGGGATCCCGCGGGGCGCGCCCGTCAGATGGAGGACTTTTTGCGGGCGATCGGCGACGAAGCGCGCGTCATCATCGGCGGCGATTTCAACACGAGCACGCTGGACATGGATCGGCGATGGTCGCTGTTGCGCGCGGCGGCGAAGATCGTCGCCTCTCCGCGGCGGTTTCGCGAGCCGCAGCCCTACGAGCCGCTCTTCGACAGAATGAACGAGCACGGACTGTCGATCAAAGGGGCGAACGTGGCGCATGCCCCGACGTTCACCTTGAGCCGGGCAGTGCCGATGCGCTGGCGGCCGAAGCTCGACTGGATCGCGGCGCGCGGAGTCGCGCCGAAAGAGGGATCTGCCGCCGTGGTGGCGGCGCGGACTTCGGTCCTCGGGCGGCGGGTCTCAGATCACGATTTCGTGCTGTGCGAATTCGGCTTGTGAAAACGCAACCCCGGAGCCGTGCTCCGCTGCTCCAGGTCAGCACCGCTTGCGGATACGTTCGGCCTCCGCAATCAGCGTCGGATAGCCGAACGAGGGCTGAACGCCGCTTAAATCCAGATTGCCGAGCTTGCGCGAGCGCGTGATCATCGCGCCCGCGGCTGCGGCAACTTCCGCCGCGGACTCCTCGCTCAGTTCATATCCGTAAAGCTCGCGCGCCATCGCCTTGGCGGTGTTCGCCGTCAGCTTCGCCATCGCGGGTCCTCCTTCAGATACTCCATAGCCTGTCAGATCTTCGGCAGCGGCAGCGGGCCGCGCGCGCGTTCGTACGCGTCGGCCACCTGCAGCACGGCGACCTCGTCGAAGGGTTTGCCGATGATCTGCATCGACAGCGGCAGGCCCTCGTTCGAGAGCCCGGTCGGAATCGACACCACCGGCTGGCCGGTCGCGTTGAACGGTCCGGTGAAGCGCACCATGTTGGCGATCATGTCGTAGGCGCGGTCGCCGATTTTCGGCGCGACCGTCGCCTGCGACGGGGCGAGCAGCACGGCGTGGTCCTGCAGCGCGTTGAGCGCCTCGGCCAGCATCAGGTTGCGCTCGCGCTGCGCGCGGACGTAATTGACCGCCGTAATCGTCATCGACGTTTCGATGAGCGAGCGGACGTCGGCGCCGTAATCGCCGGGTCGTTCCCGTATCCATTGTTCGTGGAACTCGAGCGCTTCCGCCATCAGCACGACCATCGTGACCAGCGCGCCTTCGACGAACGAGGGAACCGAAACCTCTTCGACCGCGGCGCCCAGCGAGGCCAGTTGCTTCTGCGCCGCCGTGAAGGCCCCCGCCACGGGCTCCGAGACCCCGGTGTTGAGCTCGCGGATCACGCCGACGCGTATGCCCTTGAGGTCGCCGCCGAGGCGGCTCGTGTAGTCGGGCACCGGCTCGCGGCTGGAAGTCGCGTCGTTGGGATCGTGACCCGCGATGACGTTCAGCATCAGCGCCGCGTCGCGCGCCGTGCGCGTGATCGGACCGGTATGGTCGAGCGAGTCGGAAAGCGGCATTACGCCATAGCGGCTGACGCGGCTCCAGGTCTGTTTCAGTCCGACGCATCCGCAACACGCCGCCGGGATCCGGATCGAGCCGCCGGTGTCGGTCCCGATCGTCGCCGCCGCGGTGCGCGCGACGATCGCCGCGCCCGAGCCGCCGCTGGAGCCGCCCGGAATGCGTTCGAGGTCGTAAGGATTGTGGCAGGCGCCCCAATGCGGATTGTTGGTGGTCGCGCCATAGGCGAATTCATGCAGGTTGAGCTTGCCGAGCAGCACCGCGCCCGCCGCGCCAAGGCGCGTCCACACGGTCGAGTCGTGATTCGGAACGAACTCGCCCAGGATTTTCGAGCCGCCGGTGGTCAGGATGCCCTTGGTGTAGCAGAGGTCCTTGAGCCCGATCGGCACGCCGTGAAACGGCCCGCGCCATTTTCCCGCCGCGATCTCTTTCTCCGCGGTGCGTGCCATCGTACGCGCGGCGTCGGCGGTCACGGTGATGTAGGAGGCGATGCGCTCGTCGACCGCTTCGATGCGATCGAGATAGGCCTCGGTCAGTTCGACCGGCGAAATTTCCTGCGCGCGCAGCTTTTGCGCCAGCGTGGCGACGTCGAAATCGAGCAGCGGGCTTGGATTTGCCATCGGTCACCTCGCGCGTGTGGAGTTGCTCTATCGCGGACGGGCCGGATGCCGAGGTGCGCCGGCGGAGCCCGTCCACGCGCGCCAGCCTAGCGCAATTTTCGGCGCGAGCGTGAGCGCTCGCGCCGCCGATTACTTCACGATCCCGCGGCGGCGGAGGTCGGCGATCCGGTCGCGGCCGTAGCCGAGATGGCGCGCGAGAATCTCGTCGGTGTGCTCGCCCAAAAGCGGCGCGGCATGCTCCGCCTTGCCGGGCGTCGCCGAGAACTTCGCCAGCGTGCCCGTTTGCACGACGCTGCCCCATTGCGAATGGCGCAATTCGGCGAGCAGCTGATTCGCCTGGACCTGCGGATCGTCGAAGAGCTCGGCGGTGCGATGCGTGGCGAGTGCCGGAACGCCGGCGGCGCCGAGCGACGCCAGGGCGTCGGCGCGATCGACGGCCTTGAGCGCCGCGGCGATCGTTTCGGCAAGCGGGCTGTCCTCGGGCGCGCGCGCGGCCTCCTCATACGGCGTGCCGGCGCCGAGATTGCACACGCGGCGCATCGCTTTCCACTGCGTGGGCTCGGCGGCGTGGACGAAAATCCATCGTGCGTCGCGGCACTGGTAGGCGCGGCAGAGCGCCGAGCGTCCGCGCGATTCGGGGCGGCCGTTTTCCATGTCGGGGCGGCCGTCGTAAAAGATGAATTCGCCCTGCTGGAACGCCATCGCGGACTGCAAAAGCGAGGTCTCGCATAGTTGGCCGCGGCCGAGCCGCGCGCGCGCGCGCAGCGCGAGCGCGCATCCGAATGCCGACAGCATCGCCGCCCCGTAATCGCAGACGGCGCAGGTCAGGTAGAGCGGCGGATGGCCGCGGCCGCCCTCGGCCGCCATCAGGCCCGAGCGCGCCTGCAGCAGGGGATCGAAACCGGGCTGGTCATGCTCGGGGCCGCGGTTGCCGAAACCATTGACCGACATATAAATGAGGCGCGGATTGATCGCCGCCAAAGCCTCGTAGTCGAGCCCGAAGCGGCGCATCCTGCCCGGGCGGAGGTTTTCGACCACGACGTCGGCGCAGCGCACCAGGCCGTGAATTATCTCGCGCCCCTCGCTGGAGGCGAGGTCGAGCGAGAGCCCGCGCTTGCCCTGATTCCAGCCGAGGAAGCCGAAGCCAAAGTGGCGGAAAGCGTCGCCCTCGAGGCTTTCGATCTTGATCACGTCGGCGCCCATCTGACCGAGGATCATCGGACCGTACGAGCCCGCGATGTAGCTGCAGAAATCAAGGATGAGGACGCCGTCGAGCGGGCCGCGAGCGAAGTTGCCGTTCTGCGGCGCGGCGGCGCGGACGTTCGGCACTGGCTCCAGGAGCCATCGTTCCGCGTCGCGGTCGCTTTCGATAGCTGGCGCCGGTCCGGCGATCGCGCCCGGCGTGCGCTCGAGGCCGACGGCGATGCCCGCCTGGATCGTCGCGCCCAGCGCGGGATCCTGGAGCGCGCGGCGCATCGCGAGCGCCTCGACCTGCGGGTGGCCGATGAAGTCCGTGCGCGAGAGCACGGGCGCGCAGGGGATGTCGTTTTCGCGCAGGATGAGGAGCCACTCTGCGCGTGGCCGCGTCGCGAATATTTCCTGCAGCAGATCTTTGAGAGCCTGGCGATGCGCGCTCGCGACGCCCCACGGCGCGCCCTCGAAGCGCGCGTCAGATACCAGTTCGGGCCGCTCGAGCGCGAGCGCGAGCTTGTTCCAAAAGGTCACGTTGCCGCAGGCGACGAAGAGGTATTCGCCGTCGGCGGCGCGAAACAGCCGGTAGCAAGGAATCGGGCCGAGCGGATCCAGCGGTCCTTCGTACATCCGCGTCATCTTCTCATGGCGCATGATGCCGCCGGTCTGCAGCGAAAACGCCCCAGCCAGCAGGGAGACTTCCACCAGTTGCCCGCCGCCGCCCGACTCGCGCGCGCTGAGCGCAGCGGCCACGGCGGTCGCGCCGAGCACGCCGGCCGCGTAGCTGGCGGCGGGAAAGTGCAGCGCCACGGGATTTCCGCTGAGCGCCCACTGGCTGCCGTAGATGCCGCCGAGCGCGGAGGCCAATTCGTCGCTGGCGTCGAAATCGGCGAGCGGCCCGCGGTTTCCGAGCGGCGGAACGTGCAGCACGATCAAATCCGGATTGATGCGGCAAAGTTCCGCATAATCAAGCTTAAGCTCGCGCATCCGCGCGCCGGTCCATCCGATCACCGCGACGCCGGCCCATCGCAGCAGCCGCTCGACCTGCGCACGTTCGGCCTTAACGTCGAAAAAGAGCGCGCGTTTGCTGCGATTGAGCGCGTGGAAATGCGCCGAGCCGCGCGCGCGGGCGCCGGCCGGGGGTTCGACCTTGATGGCATGCGCGCCGTGCTCGGCAAGCAGCATCGCGGCGTAAGCGGCGCCTAGGTTGGAGTCGAATTCAACCAGGTTGATGCCGTCGAGGGCCTTATTCATCGGTAGGCTCGGTGCGAAAAGGGGCGCTTGTGCGCAAGGCTCGAAATTCTCACGGGGCGGGCGCGACGCGCAAGCGCTCAAAAACTGCTGGTTTCGCGGCCGTGAGCGGCTCCGCGCGGATGAATTCAATCGCGCATAACTCGCGCGTAACCAGCGCGTAACTTTTGCTCTTTAAAACACCCCTCGTTGAAAGTATCCCTACGCGGGACCGGTGCCATTTCGTCCAAAACAGGAAGCAGATGTTCGCGCTCGAGTTGCGAGACGCGACGACTCAGGGGGTCCAATGAAGCTGGGAGGAGTACGTCGATTCGGGGTGGGATTGGTTGCCGGCGCCGCGCTGGCGATCGCGACAGGATGCTCGACGGCCGGATGGGGCCCGGCGCCAGCCAACACCGGCGCCCCGAGCGGAGCACACGGCGCTCCGCCCATGGTCATGACGACCGGGATGCGGCTTCACGAGAAGGAGGGCGAGGTCATGGTACCGCCGTGGGTACGGGTTCAGGACTGCTCGATCGTGGCTATTTCTACGCCTGACCGTTGGGCCTGCCCGGACGGCAAGGTTTACACCTCGTTTGACCTGGCTCGCGCGCGGACCGGTGAATACGTGCTGCCACCGCTGCCGCCGCCGGCGCCGATCGTGGTCACTCCGCTGCCTGAGGTAGCGGCTGCGTCGTCGACGGAAAAAATTATCCTGCGCGGCGTGCACTTTGACTTCAACAAAGCGGACATCCGTCCGCAGGATGCTGCGGTGCTGGATGAGGCTGCGGGAACTCTGAAGTCGCATCCGGATGTCGCGGTGAACGTGAACGGTTATTGCGATTCGATCGGCGGCGTCAGATACAACCTCGGCCTCTCGCAGCGCCGCGCCGACGCGGTCGTGCACTACCTGGCCGATCACGGCGTAGCGGAGGGCCGGCTTAGTCCGCACGGCTACGGCAAGACAGACTTCATTGCGAGCAACAGCACCGACGAAGGCCGGGGGCAGAATCGCCGCGTCGAAATGGTCCCGAACTCGACCGGCAAGGTCTTCATCATGGGAACCCCGGGCAGTCGCTAAAGACAACGCGGGCATCGCGAAAACCGGAACGCGGGCTATCGGGGGAATATGAAGCTTGCACGCAAGCAAAGCGGCTCTGCCGCGGGGGATCGAATGAGGTCAGAAGTAGTGCGCCGATTCGGGCTCGCGGCGATCATCGCCGCCGTCCTGGGATCGGCTGCCGGATGCTCATCCTTCAGCGAGCTCACTTCGTCGCAAAGAGGATGGGGTCCGCCTCCGCCGAGCGGCGGCGCACCGGTCGCGGCGCAGCAGGGCGCTCCAGCAATGTCCCAGACGACCGGGATGAAGCTCACTCAGAAGGACGAGTCCGTGAAAGTGCCGTCATGGATACGGGTGCAGGACTGCGCGATCGTCGCGATCTCGACGCCGAGCCGCTACGCCTGCCCGGACGGAAGGGTCTACACCGGCACCGAACTCTACGATTCCCGCTCGGCCAACTGACGGGCTAATGGCAACGGACGGATCAACGCAGCAAACGGATCAACGCAGCATGGGACTGCCGCAAGCGCGCGGCGATAGAAGGCAGGTCACCGGTGACGGGGGTATTCGGCAAAAAAGCCGAAAAGCCGAGGAGAGAGGGTCAATGAAAGGTAACAGGTTGCTAGCTGTCGCGCTCGCGATCGTAATCGTGGGCGGAGTCGTTGCCGCTGGGGCGCAACGTGCGTTCGCGCAAAGTTCCAGCAGCGGCGCGATGAAACTCTGGGTCGACCAAAGCACCGGCCAGGTCTTCGTGCGGCCGGGCAAGGGCCGCGTTCCGCTTTCGATAACTACGGAAGACGCGAACGCGATCGAGCAGCAGGTCGAGCAGAAGGTCCAGGCCAATACCAATGCTCAGATAAAGGCCCAGGTCGAGCAGAGCGCGGCGCAGCTGCAGGAGCAGAACCAGGCGCTGGCGACGCAGGTCGCGCAGATGCAGCCGGCGTGGAAGAGCTACATGGACGACTTCCACGACAAGTTCCGGCTAGGTGCAGTCTTCTACGGCGACTACCGCTTCTATACCAACACGGGTTTCCAGCCGCAGGAGATGACCCAGCTCACCAACCCGGGTCCGGGTAACAACGACTACAACTCGTTCGACGTCACCCGCACCTATCTCAATTTCTTCTTCTTTCCGACCAAGGACTGGGAGCTGCGGCTGACGCCCAATATGTACAAGACTATCGGCTCCTCGAACGACAAGGTCGGCCAGACGACGGGCTTCGGCAGCAACCTCGACGGGAATCTCGGAGTGCGGATGAAGTACGCCGTGCTCACCTACAACGGGCTGCTCAATTCGATTCCGATGCTCAAGGGCGGAGTGGTTATGCTCGGCGAGCAACCCAATCCGCTGGTCGACTGGGAAGAGCAGCTTTATGGATTCCGTTACGTCAACCTGACGCCGTGGAACTACCTGAGCCTGTCCTCGACGCAGGTCGGCGTGGGCATGGCGGGTCCCGTCAAGTTTGGCGAAAAGACCTATTTCGACTACGCGTTCGGCGCTTATGACAACTCGAGCTTCCACGCTTTCGAGCAGTCAGACACAAAGCAGGCCATGGTCCGTGGCACCGTGTACCCGTTCGGCGCGAAATGGCGTTTCGATGGATTGGGTTTCACCGGTTTCTATAACTATGGCTACGGCAACACCGCGCCTGACACCGCCGATCTGCCGACGGCACTGAAGGGCGGTGACGCGCAAATACAGAGGCTCGCGGCGCTCGTGCACTACACTGCCTATAACTGGGG
Protein-coding regions in this window:
- a CDS encoding CoA transferase, which produces MNKALDGINLVEFDSNLGAAYAAMLLAEHGAHAIKVEPPAGARARGSAHFHALNRSKRALFFDVKAERAQVERLLRWAGVAVIGWTGARMRELKLDYAELCRINPDLIVLHVPPLGNRGPLADFDASDELASALGGIYGSQWALSGNPVALHFPAASYAAGVLGATAVAAALSARESGGGGQLVEVSLLAGAFSLQTGGIMRHEKMTRMYEGPLDPLGPIPCYRLFRAADGEYLFVACGNVTFWNKLALALERPELVSDARFEGAPWGVASAHRQALKDLLQEIFATRPRAEWLLILRENDIPCAPVLSRTDFIGHPQVEALAMRRALQDPALGATIQAGIAVGLERTPGAIAGPAPAIESDRDAERWLLEPVPNVRAAAPQNGNFARGPLDGVLILDFCSYIAGSYGPMILGQMGADVIKIESLEGDAFRHFGFGFLGWNQGKRGLSLDLASSEGREIIHGLVRCADVVVENLRPGRMRRFGLDYEALAAINPRLIYMSVNGFGNRGPEHDQPGFDPLLQARSGLMAAEGGRGHPPLYLTCAVCDYGAAMLSAFGCALALRARARLGRGQLCETSLLQSAMAFQQGEFIFYDGRPDMENGRPESRGRSALCRAYQCRDARWIFVHAAEPTQWKAMRRVCNLGAGTPYEEAARAPEDSPLAETIAAALKAVDRADALASLGAAGVPALATHRTAELFDDPQVQANQLLAELRHSQWGSVVQTGTLAKFSATPGKAEHAAPLLGEHTDEILARHLGYGRDRIADLRRRGIVK
- a CDS encoding OmpA family protein; its protein translation is MTTGMRLHEKEGEVMVPPWVRVQDCSIVAISTPDRWACPDGKVYTSFDLARARTGEYVLPPLPPPAPIVVTPLPEVAAASSTEKIILRGVHFDFNKADIRPQDAAVLDEAAGTLKSHPDVAVNVNGYCDSIGGVRYNLGLSQRRADAVVHYLADHGVAEGRLSPHGYGKTDFIASNSTDEGRGQNRRVEMVPNSTGKVFIMGTPGSR